ACGGTCACCCTGCGGCTCGGCTGACCCCAGGGTGACGATGGTGGTGGGGACCCGTCCGGCGGTCCCCACCACCATCGGGCCCGCGGCGCCGATGAGTCTCCGGATCGCCGACGGTCCACCACACTGATTACCCGATGGAAGGAGACCCATGGCCAAGCTGCTGTACTCGGCGACGGCATCGCTCGACGGTTACATCGCCGGCCCGGGCGGCGACATGTCCTGGCTGACCGAGCACCTGACGGGCGACAACCCGACGGCACTTCGTCTGCTGGCCGAAGTCGGCGCGATCCTGGCCGGCAACACCACCTTCGGCGGCGACGACCCGAACCGCGGCACCGACAACGAGGGGGCGTTCGGCGGCCAGTACCACGGCCCGGCGTTCGTCCTCACCCACCGGCCGCCGGCCGAGCCGCCGCAGGGCGTCACCTTCGTCAGCGACCTGCACAGCGCCGTCGCGCAGGCCAAGGAGGCCGCCGGCGACAGGTACGTGAACGTCCTCGGCGCGAGCGTCGCCCGGCAGTGCATCGAGGCCGGCCTGCTCGACGAGATCCTGATCTTCTTCGC
This genomic interval from Micromonospora coxensis contains the following:
- a CDS encoding dihydrofolate reductase family protein, with amino-acid sequence MAKLLYSATASLDGYIAGPGGDMSWLTEHLTGDNPTALRLLAEVGAILAGNTTFGGDDPNRGTDNEGAFGGQYHGPAFVLTHRPPAEPPQGVTFVSDLHSAVAQAKEAAGDRYVNVLGASVARQCIEAGLLDEILIFFAPVLLGDGVRIFDQPGGARVRLAPIADESAHWYRVVH